A window of Phragmites australis chromosome 2, lpPhrAust1.1, whole genome shotgun sequence genomic DNA:
TGCGTCAGAAAATTATGAAGTAATACTGTTGTACTTATGTGAAGTTTCACGCAAGTAGACTACACTGACACCAACCTCTGGGCACTAGATAGCCACTTTTCAAATTTCTAAGCTTCATAGGTGTAAGTATGAAACCAATAGCTTATGGGAATATTAGGCTAATGATTATTAGTTTGGTCCTCTGCACGCTATAGTATGTTATGTATAAAGCTTGGTTTTTCAATATATACTGGTGTTCCATCTGTGCAAATAGCCTTCTCTAATTTGTAGTCAAGTCCTGCTACTGGGTATAATATATAGTGGCCTTATCTTAATTACTTTATATGGATTGTGTGTGTTTTAATATCTAcaagttattattttttttcataaatgaGCAATGATGGTTCCTCCTATTGTTGTTATTTCCGCACTCCTTTTCTAAAGTCACTTACACTACAAAACTAGAATCAAATATACAAAAGGAGCTAGAGGAATGGACGAGGTTACTGACCGTGGAGATCGGCTCAATATTTTCACACTTTACTCTATCTGAGATAAGAAATGCCACTGATAATTTCTCAGAAGCAAAGAAACTTGGCGAAGGAGCTTTTGGTCCTGTTTACCGGGTAAGTTAATTATAACAGTATACCCAATTATGTGGGACATTATTAACATTATTTTATGATGAATAACATGAGGAAAAGTAATAAACTGTTATATTAGTTGtgataaagagaaaaaaattggatACTGCAAAGACATAACAGAAGTAAAAGCACATAACTTGAAAATAGGTGACACAGTTTAAAGAAGCTCGCGGTTGCATGAGAAGACTTATTTTTTGTCCCATTGGATTAGGTCTGAAATTTGAGTTTGGTAAAGGGGCTTTCTTAAATGGGCTAGCTATTGTAAGCTGCTCATAATTCTAattaaagagaaaaagaaaggcagTATCTACTCATTGTCCCTGACTGAACACATATGAAAATGTTCTCGAAAATGTTACATTTTTTTCCGCACCAAAGATTCTAGTCATTTTCGTGGGGTAGGGTCTTTGAAAAGAATTAATCTCTATTACAGCCGTATTCATGATTTGCCACTTCATTCATTAGCGCTTTAGATATGCAACTCGATATATCTCACTGACATGTAGGTCAAGAGGCTAAATAGTAAGTAGGATAATAACTCCTAAATTTTCctctttcatgcatgcattgcatATATTCCAATTGTTCATCCCATTTTGTTTGTACAAAAGTGCTAAAAGGCCTAACCATGCGTATTTCTGTGCCTCTCCATTCCGACCAAGCAAACTCTTCCCCAAGAAATCTCCAAAAGGCCCGTTCTACTGATAACAAACGCTTATCCTTATCTTTACTTGATATATAGTTATATTACTAAAATTGTTGTGCTGTAGATCGCACTCATCAAACTTTCATAATAACGGTTGGAGCAGTGATGTTGCCCTCATCATTGAACTAATAAACACGAAGAACAGTACGCTCAGTCAACTGCTTACACACACGAGTACCTTTTTCTACAGGGTCAATTAACTTGTGGAGTTGCAGCAATCAAAAGATTAGGGGCATATTCATGGCAAGGTTTCGAAGAGTTCAGAAATGAAATTAGACTTATAGCAAAACTTCAACATTTAAATCTTGTCAAGCTGATTGGTTGCTGCATGCAACATGATGAAAAGATACTTGTCTATGAGTACATGCCAAACAGGAGCTTGGACGATGTTTTCAAAGGTATGTTCACCAAAAGAAACTCACACCCCACCCCCCATCAATCTGTAAATTAAACAGCTTAGATATGACCATTCATAAATTTAACTGGATTATACTTGCAGATGTTGCAAAGTGGGCATCACTGACATGGCCTATACGTCAAAATATCATTGACGGCATTGCTCAAGGACTTCTTTACATTCAAAATTATGCGCAACCAGAAACATGCATTGTACACAGAGACTTGAAACCAAGTAACATTCTATTGGATGGTCAAATGAACGCAAAGATTTCTGATTTTGGGATAGCTAGGATGTCTAGCTCAAGTACGACAGAATCACAGGCTATTATACCAATGGGAACACCGTAAGGGTTGACAACTCATATATCTATGTATCTATGTTATGTATTGGCATGGTACAGAGTTTTGATAATATAGAGATGCATCATAGACAAGTGAACATAGATAACATACGATTTCTAAGGTTTCAGGGATGGATATATGTAGCATACACCGCACGATGCATTTTATCTTGCCTAGTTTATCCATTATCATCAGCAAGAGAAAACATTTTTTATGCCACCTGGAAAATATCTATTGGTTTTATCAGTGGCAACTAGGATTACCAAAATTGCTTCGTGCTTGTTAAATGTTATTTGCATAATACCAAACAAGTTAAAGGGAATATAGTGCACAAATGATGAGGGATCAAGAGGTGATTTAGGGGACATAGTGGACAAAAAAAGGGCTACTGGGAAGTAACAAGTAGGCTTCGCAGTTGGTAGCTGGAGCTCCAGAAGTTGATTTTAATTATTTGCCTGTTACTTTTTTTTCAACTATATGAATTAagtgtttatttatttttctttcccaGTGGTTACATGGCGCCTGAGTGTTTTTCTGCGAACAGCATCTCAGTGAAGTCTGACGTTTTTAGCTTCGGGGTCTTGGTTTTGGAGATAATAAGCGGAAGGAAGGTTGCAACTAGTTTCCGTCGATACAAAAGATCGGAAAATCTGATTGCTTACGTGAGTAATCTGTTGTACTTAAGAAAatactaaaaattattttcttgaaTACCCTGTACCACATGTCATCTACTAGATCGTATGGCAAATAGGTTACTCTTTTTGGAACAGGCTTGGCGACTGTGGGAAGACAAAAATTGCAAGCAGCTTATCGACAACTCTCTAAGCGTTGAGGAACATAACCAAGAGGCAGAAATAATAAGGTGCATTCAGATTGCGCTCCTATGCGTTCAGGCTAACCCAGAGGACCGGCcggacatgaaggatgttgttAGGATGCTCAACAAGGACACCCAGCTGGACAATCCTAAGCAACCTTCTTATTTCCATGGACCAATCGTGGGAGTCGAAGTGGCAACAACAATCAACCGTACCCGCATTCAGACTCAGTACTATACAGCCATACATGCCCATCTGGTTTAATAAATAATATCTGTACAATAAATAGCGACTTTTTCTCTTCAGGTCATAAGATGCGTGTTTACGTTGTACTAAAACTTCTTTATGTTTTGTTCTTTATGTCACTTGAAAGTTAAACAACCCGCATGCACTATGCAACTTTGAAGGCCGTTATTTAGAACAGGCTTGTATGCAATGGTTCGTAACTACTGCTTGGGTTTTCATCCCTAACAGAAAGATAGATACTAATTTATTGCTAGGTGGATCTCTAACTGGAGCATTCAAAAGCCCAGGAATTCCTAATCAGAGCAACTAAGACCTGATTATCCATTCATAAGCAGGATTCTACAACTGTTTTGGATGCAATGTCTATGCGGTGACTAGTTGAATTGCTTGATGCGAAAATTAGAGAACGTCCTCTGGACATATGTAATGAGAAACCAAATTGAGATGTGTCTTAATTTATTTTGTGTGATGAGTAATTAAAgtttgtgttgtttttgttgGTTAGCAAATGTATGGTTATATACTGCAATATTGatcttgtctaaccaaagttgaaaagaattgtAGTTTGTATCGTTGTCTCGGTGTAGGAAGCTTACACTCATCAGATAGTTCAGTGTGAGGGTTTttgacctcatcggatagtctggtgtgtgGTAGATGTGAGCACTGGATCTTTTCAACGTAGAGACAGAAAAAATTCATTTACCAGAAGGTCCgatgtgggtgagagtgagcaccggactaatttttcaaGAGAATGGTACAAATGTAAAAGTCTGGTAcggtagcctcaccggatggtccggtttGTGCACGGGTGATCACCAAAGGCTTCACCAGACAAAGATTTTCagagaggttgaaaaactaagtttTAGTGATGATGTACTCATCAGATGATACGATGATAGgtgtgtgaacaccggagagtaTCACTGGAGCTTTTCAGTTCTAAGGCAAATGTTGAGATGTTCATAGGATTGTTCGGTGTTGGGAttttgtgatcaccggactaatttttccagagagtaaTGCAAACCGGGTTCtagtggagttgtactcaccggatggtccggtgttgcactggtgtgaacgCTGGACCATCCAATGCTCACATTTTTGTTATGTCTGGtctttttcaacttgatttcaatttggactaacatgtgatgatgttatatgtttctggagatgcatgtttgttggTCTtttggtgtgcaggtgatggatgcaacttggggGTTGACGgcaggtgatcggggctaaacgGAGTGCTTGGTATCcgatgatcaaggaggctaggTGGAGTCAAGaatgatcctagcggtacacgtggaggttaaccaaggcaagagatgaaggttgatgaaggcagcgtgttgacaaagtcaagcgaaggggataccggtgcaagtgacaaggcgactcGAGGAATCGGGAGcggagagacttgccgatagTCAAGATTGTAAGACGGAGGACATGCGTCAACATCATaagacttgcttgaggtcaaagcaagtagCTGTGAGTCACACCTTAAGAAGCGTGCGAGTCGGTTTCCCGATTTGGCCATAAAACCTCGGAcagatggagtgcacgtggcatcatcgcgaagcttgcatcgagataaagctaagtcatgaaggcgccacagTCGTCCATGGATGGAGAAGAAattagaccaaaatacccccggTGGTAGATAGGaatatactacaagagaggagtattttgggaataGCCAAGGAAACTTGAGGGTTAAGTtttctaggctataaatagaggggtatggctggcTGGGAAGCCCACCCCTTGAGCCATctatatgagagccttgtgctagggttttagaggagagtgAGATGAGTGCTTAccctatataataggtgagacttttaagagataaatctttgtaatctgtctaaaatagggttgacctctttAAGTAATGGAGTTTAAGTtcttgcatatgcttgaattcccctccttctggtttctttctattggttcccttgcaagtttgcaatttcttggtgttttgttattgattttcgtttttctttttgacctgaaatttcaacaccttgggaagttattttttcttgatgctagaggcatagaatttacatacacatgcattatgatggggtcttgaattcccttacccttagaccatcatcttggagagttTACTTGCTCAGTGATCTTATTTCTGTTTCGTTCATCTTCAAAGTTGCGAGCTTTtgggcacaaagacacatgaaatggttTTGAACGGAACCTATGATTCATATTTTATCTGTGGAGTCATAGTGCCTTAAAACTTTCCATCTTTGAGTATTTTGCTTCTACTCAAGGTTTGAAATGCGTTAggtgattaaaaataggagaagatcatctatttcataagaaattatttAGGCGCCTAtccacccccctctagtcgacacttttggtcctacaattggtatcagagccgctTTGATCACTTTTTTGACattaaccagctttgtgatccataggcaacatggagagaagtggaaagatttcgatgtttgatggccgtgatttttcgtactggaaggtgagCATGGAGgattatctcttaagccaagaagtgcaatttgggaggtagttgattctaactacgagatccctgctactcgcacgactcaggttaaaatcaaacagtatgaggccaCCAACAagaccagaaatattttgttcacaagcttgAGTCAGAATAAGTTTcacagggttcagcacctctGTACTACctgggagatctggactactctgagtatcttgcatgaaggcactaatcagattaaggccagatgccaaagcacatacaaccaagaatatcaaatgtttgtgcaagacctcagagagtctttggatgccatgtttgcttgctttgttagaattgttagcaatctaagatcaactggtgttttgccatATTCTGACAataagagagcgatcaagcttctctatgctctggatcatagcatatgggaagtgaagatcttgagcattgaagagtcatcaaattacgacacgttaacttgtgatgaactcttcagcaagctcaagtccactgagatagccaaggcggcttggATTGGTTttggaaaccccctgtctcagaacatggcattggtttccggacctagtggtggcaaccagtctggagttggtgtttcttgtgctaacactttatctggtggtttttctctttcttccttagtctctatcacagaggagcaggtggatgtgcttgatgatgaggatcttgcattgatcgtgaagaaattcacccgcttctacaacaaccgtcgagaccggaggaggggtagttctcgtgcctgctttgagtgtggtgacaccacccacttcaaggcggactgccccaagctaaagaagaaggaagaccacgACAACGACTATGACaagcacaaaaagaaaaaataagaagccattcttcaagaagaaccgtgacaagatggccaagaaggcggcctaGACAGCTTCTAAGGCGTTCGTGGTagctctcagtgacatcgacacctTTTCAAGTGAGGATAAGAGcttggaggaggatgaaccacaaatgaagagcaagaaaaaagaCAAGGACCTCACAtgcctttgcttcatggtggGTGACAATAACGACATTGactccgagcttgatccctccgaggtattaccttcctatgaccagctttccatctaagttgataccttgaatgatgctctcgttagctacgataggttacttaagaaagctgtggGTGATTTGAATGAGCTTATGactaagtatgagtctatttCTTCTAATCTtgtattgcttaggtctaggcgtgATGATAAGGAGTGTGAGGGTTGTTTGGTGGCTATGAtagaacttgccgagcttcagactttgcatgctcagTTGTCAGTTGACTTGAGACTGCTAAGAAGAAGGCTCTTGAGGAGTAGTATAGGtccactctcttaggtgcttgcaaggATTGTCCTGCACTAtatttcaggacaaactcagctcggttagagggcaagttgagaagcttttggtcaagaatgagtatctcctttctcgagtggagaaatgctcagaggaCAAAGGCAAAATGaacttgatcttggccaagaccaagatgtgtgtcGATAAAGAAGGTTTGGCTCTTGAGTTGGGTTTtaagagggtggcttacaatagggagagtaagactatgtttatcacacctactaccctagaagctgaggagaccaaaatcaataccacGCCACAAACCATCAAGAAACCCATTCCacaacctacaaagaagaagcctgcatcacaacccaagagagctccacagccaaagatgagagagcctgtgagagagccccgagtgaccgGTAGTCAAGTTCTCGAGaaacgctaccactgcacctactaccagagagaggatcacttggttgggttttactttcgtcgtaggagagatgagaggcGTGAGTAGAAGTGGAGCACCCGAGACATGTACCATCCCTCTGTTGgtatacatgagcctttttcttgcTTTCACTCACGAGTCCCTAGTgtttttcagtctcttcctagaggtgttgcctGGTGTGGAACCTACCataactcatatggttttggttcacgtgtaagaggctttgagttgcaGTGCTTTGGCGAACCACGCTCTCCTCGACAAGATACTTGCCCCCAGCGTGCAAGTGCTAGGATTGGTTTGCATGCACCTACTTTTACTACCTCGGGGCGAATGAACCAGTACTGaattcccaagaagtttatgactaaccccagtactgagtcatccacctactactcttctcgcatgtaggtggcaggcggaggcctggagaacaagtggctcattgactcttgttgttcgtgccatatgaccggagatgcatcatagttctccagcctcaccccgacaaAGCGGCATGaatacatcactttcggggatgatcagaaaggaagGATGAAAGCCAAAGATATGgtaaaggtgaatgagagttttactctcaatgatgtggctttggtggagcatctgggctACAATCTTCtctttgtatctcagttgctagatgaggacttgcaagtgcgtttcaaacgtgatacttcttgagttcttgattcgtCTGACgttttgatttgcaagatttccaGAGTtatgagagtttttggagctaattttttctgagtctcttggttcttcttgttgtttgatCACTCatccttcttctgagctttagatgtggcatatcagactagggcacatgagctttgatttgcttacttaTTTAAatgccctaggcttgattcgaggattacccaagctcaagtttgagaagagtCTTATTTGTGCTCcctgtcggcatggcaagatgattGCTGCCCCTctcccaccagtcaatctggtgatgactgaacgaccgggaaaacttctccatatagacactgttggtccttcctggGTTTGTTCGGtaggtgggaagtggtatgtattTATCATTGTTAATGATTTCtcttgctactcttgggtctactttcttatgagcaaggatgaagtgttctcacactttcggagcttggttttgagattgttcaaggaacttcctAGTGCATTAAAAGCagttcgcagtgataatggcaccaagttcaagaactatctctttgatgtattctgtcttgagcatagaattgagcatcaattttctgccccacgcgttcctcagcagaatagcatggttgagagaaaaaaatcgcactttgatggagatggctatgacgatgctcgatgagcataggactcctaggaagttttgggctgaggccattcgCACAGCGTGCTACATTTCAAATTGGGTTTTCTTGTGCTCGtttttaaatttgacttcttatgagttgagCTTTGGGAGACAGCCGAAGGTCTCACACTAGAGAGTCTTTGGTTGTTGATGATTCatctaaagcgtggcaatcttgataaattcaagTCACATTCTTTTCATAacattttcttagggtattctcatcatggtcattcttacagggtctttaatcttgacactaacaccatcacggagtcctgtgatgtgacctttgatgaatcaatccCTTGTGTTAGTGCttcctttgagtgtgcaggtgaccatGAGA
This region includes:
- the LOC133909956 gene encoding cysteine-rich receptor-like protein kinase 10, with translation MLFTPMQPLLLVVLTAVVLPSTAVAHGCDNHENMTTRVNPLYYDCCAQTRQYKVGDSYYGNLTSLADSLLKSVSAPGTYFASNNVGSVYGFVLCRGDYTGAACADSLNQTIKDAITNRFICPFYKDVTIYYDQLMFSFSGDEFLYNDHSNRPAWVASNMNYVNGTGGAGARYGECVQDLINQTAQLAWNSKLYATGESWFGEEGVSIVYGLVQCRPDPKNDQKDLCRKCLADLVSRIPGKFTTSSGDHRVGGRILGVWCNLRFEKELFFEETKETLKLNMPKRHLTKSEKALIVVATFLSFVILIFLLRWIIERKRESNIQKELEEWTRLLTVEIGSIFSHFTLSEIRNATDNFSEAKKLGEGAFGPVYRGQLTCGVAAIKRLGAYSWQGFEEFRNEIRLIAKLQHLNLVKLIGCCMQHDEKILVYEYMPNRSLDDVFKDVAKWASLTWPIRQNIIDGIAQGLLYIQNYAQPETCIVHRDLKPSNILLDGQMNAKISDFGIARMSSSSTTESQAIIPMGTPGYMAPECFSANSISVKSDVFSFGVLVLEIISGRKVATSFRRYKRSENLIAYAWRLWEDKNCKQLIDNSLSVEEHNQEAEIIRCIQIALLCVQANPEDRPDMKDVVRMLNKDTQLDNPKQPSYFHGPIVGVEVATTINRTRIQTQYYTAIHAHLV